The genome window GGGCTGCCAAATATTTTGACAAGGATATCTCTTTTATCCTGGATATAGGCGGCCAGGACATGAAAGCTATCTATATCAATAACGGGGCGGTATCCAATATTCAGGTCAATGAGGCCTGCTCATCCGGCTGCGGATCATTTATTGAAACCTTTGCCCGTTTCATGGGGTATGAAGTGGCTGATTTTGCAAAAATAGCATGTGAGCGGAACACCCCTTTTGATCTGGGCACCAGGTGCACTGTTTTTATGAATTCCAAAGTAAAACAGGCCCTCCGTGAAGGCGCTTCGATTTCAGACATTTCAGCCGGACTGGCTTATTCGGTAATAAAAAATTCACTTTATAAGGTTTTAAAATTAAAAGATACTGTAGTTCTGGGTAACCGGATTATTGCCCAGGGCGGAACATTCAAAAATCATGCGGTACTGAGAGCCTTTGAACTTCTTCTTCAGAAAAAGGTTATCCGACCTGATATACCGGAGCTCATGGGAGCATTCGGAGCGGCTCTTACAGCAGCCGCAAATCATAGTTTGCGGCCGGATCAATCAACCCTGTTTAATGGAGTTGCAGAACCTGATTTAAAAATTGAGTTTACAAAAAAAGAGATTGAATGCAAGGGATGTGAAAACAGATGCGCTGTGGCGCAGTTTCTTTTTACAAACGGGAATCGTTTTTATACCGGCAATCGGTGTGAGCGTCATTTCAGCAACGGAGCCGGAGCAAAAAATGCCGGAATAAATCTGGCATCCGAAAAAATAAAGCTTTTGTTTCAGCGAAATACCGAGCCGTCAAGCAAGCCCATTTTGACCTTCGGCATCCCCGGATGTTTGAATATATATGAAAATTTTCCATTTTGGTGCGAGTTGCTGGTTTCCTGCGGCTTTAAGGTGGAGCTTTCCTCTCCGTCTAATTTTAAACTTTTTGAAAAAGGGCTCTCCACGGTCATGTCTGAAAACATTTGTTTTCCGGCCAAACTGGCTCATGGGCATATTTTTGATTTAATAGACAGGGGAGTTGACCGAATATTTTATCCCAATGTTGTTTATGAAAACATGGAATATACGGAGGCTTTGGACAGTTATAACTGCCCGGTTGTGACAGGTTATCCGGATGTTTTAAAGAGCGCCATCGACCCGGAAGGAAAATACAAGATTCCGCTTGATAATCCGGCCGTCAGTTTCAAGGATAAACGCCTGCTGAAAAAACAGTTGCACCTTTTTTTAAAACAGTTCGGCATCAGTGCCGGAACAGTCTCGAAAGGTGTTGAAAAAGGACTGGCAGCCCAGGGTAAATTCAGAGCGGAACTTAAGCAAAAAGCCGGAATACTTATGGCCGGTGCGGAACAAAAAGGTGAGCTGGTAGTCGTGCTGGCCGGGAGGCCTTATCATATAGATCCGCTGATCAATCACGGGATACCCAATCTTCTGGCAGGAATGGGGGTTCATGTAATCACGGAAGACTCTATTCCTGAAGATAATAAAACCGACCTGGCGGATATCAGGGTGCTGACCCAGTGGGCTTATGCCAACCGGCTTTTTGCGGCGGCCGAATGGGTCGCCCAAAATCAAAATACCGAGATAGTTCAGATAACCTCCTTTGGCTGCGGACCGGACGCTATTACTTCCGACGAGATAAGGGATATCATCGTAAATTCCGGCAAAATCTATACAATGATCAAAATGGATGAAATCGCAAACCTCGGCGCTGTTAAAATCAGGCTGAGATCCATGCTTGAAGCTGTCAGGGAAAACCGGTCAGCCGGCAACAGTATTCAAAAAAAAGCGCCGAAAATATATCCTGTTTTCACACCTCAAGACAAAAAGAAGACCCTGATTGCCCCATATTTTTCACCTTTTTATTCTCCCCTTATTCCCCCTGCATTCCGGCCCTTCGGATTAAAGGTGGAGGTGCTTCCGCCCCAGGATAAGGCCTCTGTGGAATTCGGACTGAAGCATATTAATAATGATATGTGCTATCCGGCCGTGATGGTGGCCGGCGATATTATCAAAGCCTTTAAAACCGGCAGATACGACCCTGCCGGCACTTCCGTTATAATGACCCAGACCGGCGGCCAATGCCGGGCGTCTTCTTATGTCGGCCTGATCAGAAAATGTCTGGCCGCAGACGGTCTGGATCAAATTCCGGTGGTTACATTATCAGGAGACGGTCTTGAACCCCAATCGGGATTTCAGATTGACAGAAAAGATCTTTTTAAACATTTGGGCCTGGGCATAATTTTTGCCGACCCTGTTGCTCATATGTGTATCTCAACTGCGGCAAGGGAAAAGAATCCCGGAGACGCAAAGAGGCTGCATGCAAAATATCTTGCTGAAATGAATTACGGTATTGAAAATGCTGATTATAATTACCTGTTGAATTTATTAAAAAGGGCAGTCAGCAGTTTTAATGATATTGAGATTTGCGGAGAATCAGCCCCTAAAATCGGTGTGGTCGGAGAAATTTTTGTTAAATACAATTTTTTTTCCAATGGAAATATAATTGAATGGCTTTCACAGCAGGGGGTGGAAGTTGTGCTGCCGTCTCTGCATAATTTTTTCGCTCAAAGAATAATAAATGAAACCTATAACCAAAAGACTTTTTTTAAACAGTCGCTGGTGGATCTTATCAAAACCAGGATCCTTGATATTTACACAGGTTATCACCTTTTTCGGATAGAGCGGGTAATGCAGGATTTCCGGTTTTACAGAAAACCCTTTAACTTAAAGAAGCTGGCCGAAACCACGGAGCAGGTGGTCAGCCTGGCCAACCAGTTCGGCGAAGGATGGCTTTTGACCGCTGAAATGATCGGGATGCTGGAAAACGGGATCGGGAATATAGTCTGTTTGCAGCCTTTCGGGTGCATCTCCAATCACATCACCGGCAGCGGGATGGAGAAAAAGCTTAAACAGATGTACCCTTATTTTAATCTTCTTTCCCTTGATATGGATGCCGGTTCCAGCGAAGTTAATATTTTAAACAGGCTTCATTTTATGCTCATTGCGGCAAAGGAAGAGAGCGCTTGCGGTCTGGCTGATTTTGACAGGCCTTCCATGATCCGGCATAGTTTTATTCCCCGCATCTGGCCAGTGGAAGCGTTTATTTTTAATAATTACCTTTCCCCTGATCTGGAAAAATGGAAATCATGGGTATCCGGACTGGGATTATGGAAAAAAGCGGAAAATTTTATTCACAGGGACAACGGGAAGTAAATTGAGAATTATGAATTATGAATTATGAATTGAAGGAATTCTACTAATTTATAAAAGGAGGTAAGATCATGAGTGAGAATCAAATCAAAGACCGCATTATTGAAGAATTGAAAAAAACCAAAGAAGCAGGCAAAATCGCTGGTGACAAGGTGCGAGAAATTGTAAAGTCGGCGGTCTCGGCAGCCGGTGCGGAATTGAAAGGCAGCGCGGAAAAACTTCGTCCGGTTGTTAAAGATGCTGTAGCGGCGGCCGTGGAAGGATTAAAAGATATCGGCGCCGATGTTCAGGAGAATGTGGAAAAAGCCGTGGAAGGAGCCGTGGAAGGAGCACGCAGCCGTGGAGATCAGGCGGTTGAATCCGCCATCAACGAAATTGAAAAGCTTGAGGTTAAACTGCAGGAAGAAAAAAACAGGCTGGCCCAAAGTTTAAGAGAGGGACTGGCCGGAGCCAAAGAGGCCGGGGCAGAATTAAAAGACGATATCGGTGAACGGGTGGAATCTGCGGTGACGGATATTAAACTTGAGAGCACCGATCTCCTGGGGCTGACCAAGGAAACCGTTAAAGAAGCGGTCAAGCAGGCCCTCGATTCCGGTAAGGATCTGCAAAAAACCGTTACCCGCATAACCGCTGATATTACTGAAAAAGCCGTAAAAGAAGGGAACTTAAGTGCGGAAAGAATCAAAAAAATAACCGCCAGGATCATATCCGGGGCAGTGGAGGCGGCCGAAGAAAGCGGCAAGGAAGTTAAAGAAGTTGCTTCCGGAGCTTTCGAAGGCACCCGTGAAGGACTTGCCTCGGCAGTGGAAATGGTTGGAGAAAAGGCAAAGGCTTTTGTACAAAAAGATTTGGCTAAAACAAAGGAAGAGTTTGAAGTTATCGAGGAACTTTTTCTGGAAACCAGCCGCAAGGTCGCAATACGCTCGGGTGAAACCGCAAAGCGAATATTGAATCAACTTGCAGATAGAAGCGCTTCATCAGCCTCTGTATTGAAAGAGAAAACCAGTCATGCCGCTGAAAAAGCAGCCGAAAAATTAAAAAAGACCGGCCTGGATGCCGCAAAGGCCACTGCCGATGCCGCCGGCAAGGCCGCCCATGTGATGGCGGAAGAAGCCAAAATTCTTGGCAGGAGGTCTCTTAATGTGGCCAGGGGAGCCGCTTCAGGATTGTGGAAAGGCGCCAAGGATGCATTAAAGAAAAGTAAAGAGGAGGAGTAAAAAATTGCGACCTGTGCGGTTAGCTTTTTGCCATTAGCAGTGAGCTTTTGGATAAAACTGTTTAACATTCTCTTTACCTCATTGACCTGTTGATTAATTTTTATAAAATCTCTAATTTCCACCACTTTTCAATGCTAACGGCTAACCGCTAATAGCTACTGGAACAAAATTTATGAAATATTTCTTATTGCTTATACTTCTGTTTCCAACATCTCTTTTTAGTGCGGAATGTCCCAATGATGTAAAAAAGAGTAAAACATTCAGTTTGTACTTTGAAAATGATCTTTTCGGCAATACAGACAAAGGTTACACTAACGGCACAAAATTATCCTGGGTTTCAAACGATCTGACAGGATATACGGAAAGCGGCCGGCTTCCGGAATGGAGCCTGCCGTATGTGTGTAAGATTCCTTTTATCAATAAACCGGGGCTGCAGCGGAATGTTACTTTATCTCTGGGGCAGAACATTTATACTCCGGAGCACATTGAAAACAAAGAGCTGATTAAAAATGACCGCCCTTATGCAGGCTGGACATATTTTGGAGCGGCATTTCACAGTAAAAACTACTCGCACCTGGATTCACTGGAAATACAGGTGGGTATAGTCGGTCCCGAATCATTTGCCGAACAGACCCAAAAATTTGTGCACCGGGTTCGGGGTTCTCAACAGCCCGAAGGCTGGGATCATCAGCTTAAAAATGAACCCGGCCTGGCTCTGATATATGATCACAAGACTCGCATCATGCGCGCAAACTACAGTGGTATTGATATTGATGCAATCACTCATGCGGGCGGGGCAATTGGTAATGTTTATACCTTTGCCGACACAGGGATGGAAGTTCGCTGGGGCTTAAATATTCCTTCCGATTTCGGCACCTCCCTGATACGTCCTTCCGGGGACTCCAATGCCCCGGTCAATGCCGGAGACCCACGCATTTCATGCGACAATAATTTCAGCCTTTACATGTTTACCATGGTAAACGGATACCTTATGCTTCATAATATTTTTCTGGATGGAAACACCTTTACCGACAGCCACAGCGTTGACAAAAAATATTTTGTAGGCGAAATAGGAGCCGGTATAGGGATGATTTACCATCGCTATAAGCTTTCATTCGCGCAGATATTACGAACAAAAGAATTTAACCGTCAGGACAGCGCCCAGGCTTTTGCCTCCATTACATTTTCTTTTACATATTGATTAAACTCAAGGCTGAAGGGTGTGAGGATACTTTAAACACAAGGAGATTTATCTTGGTAAATCCTGAACGGATTAATGCCGATAATTAAAATATTATGGAAAATAAAGATTACTACAAAATTCTGGATGTTTCAAAAACCGCAAAAGCGAATGAAATAAAAGAATCTTATCGCAAGCTGGCTTTAAAATACCATCCCGATCGCAACCAGGACAGTCCGGAAGCGGTAAGCAAAATGAAGCTTATTAACGAAGCCTATGCCGTGCTTTCAGATAACAGGAAACGCGATGAATACGATACTATGCAGCAGCAGTTCGGGACGAATAGCTATTCCCGGTTCCGCCAGTCATATACCGATCAGGATATTTTCAACGGTTCCGATATAAATCAGATTTTTGAGGAACTGTCTAAATCATTCGGTTTAAGGGGTTTTGAGGATATCTTCAGCGAACATTATGGGAACCGGTTTCACCGTTTTGAGTTCAAGCGGCCCGGGTTTTATGCCCGGGGGGGTGTTTTTTTCGGCGCTCCAGGCCGCAAAAGAGGTTGCCGCAGGTCTGTTTCATACCGACGCCAGGCACGGTTGTCCGGCAATGTAGGCAAATTATCACGCTATGTGTTTAATAAAATAAGCGGCATGGAATTACCCGAGGATGGTTCCGACATCCGGGATGTTATTTCTATTTCCGCGCAAAAAGCGCGGCAGGGTGGTTCGCATGCTTACTACTTGAAACAGAAAGCTAAAAAACTGATTATCCAGATACCACCCGGCGTGCATAAGGGGCAACAGATCCGGCTGGCGGGAATGGGAGCGGACGGCAAAGGCGGCGGGCGTTGCGGAGATTTATATCTTAAGGTAAAAATCAAGAAAGCGATGCTTGAAAAAATTAATAAATTTATCGCCCGCTTAAAAAATTAGGAAAGGTGAAATGGCATGCCATTGAATGTGTGATACGTGTATTTGTTAATTGTCGTGATCAATAATGAAGAGATTCTGGATGATCTTTTAGCCGGATGGCTTGATATGGGCATTACAGGAGCAACCGTGGTTGAGAGTACGGATTCCCTGCAACTGATCAGCCATCATATCCCCATTTTTGCCGGATTCAGAACCCTTACAAGCGGCGGGGCACTTCATAACAAAACTCTTTTTACCGGTATAGAAAATATAAAAATTTTAGACAAGGCTGTCGATTATCTCGAAACATTGTGCAGCGACACAGGGATACCCTCCCAGGGTATTTACTTTGTTGTTCCTCTTGTGCGGTTCAAGAGGCTCGGGCAGGATCTTGATCCTTCCGGAAGGCATCGGCACCTGGAAAAAAAACTCGGACGCCCCTTAAAAACCGCTTCCGACAAAAAGCAAGGGCCAAAAAAGAAGTGACAGCTCTGATTATTCTTTTCCCGCCTCACCTGTCAGTCTGAGTGCTATTTTGAAAGTTATGGGGCCGATTACCTGGTTGATCGTAATGACAGCCAGGACAATGGTTGACAGGTAAACTCCGATTTCCCGGGACTGGCGGGCGGCAAGCTGGGCCAGCCCAATGGCGACCCCCGCCTGGGTGATATATGCCATCCAGGCATTCCTCTTATGTTTTACAGGATCTTTGTTTAAGGAGCCTGCCAGCCATGTTGCCGTAAAGATACCTAAGACCCTGACAAATGCAATACATAATGCAAGGGGCCAGCACATACGAAGCGCTTCAATATCCAGGGCGGCTCCGGCCAGGGTAAAAAACAGGAGGTAAATCGGCAGGGAAACCCTGTCCAGACTGCCAAGAAAGAGATTGCCTTCCCGGCTGAAATTCTGGACTGTAAATCCAGCGCTCATACATATCAGCAATGGCTCCAGGTGGAAAACGACATTGAAATGCGTTTCCATTAAGGGATTTACCGCCACGCAGGTTTTGGTTACAGTAAAAGAGATGAAAAGCAGGATAAGTGTAAGATCATGACCGGCAGATCTGATGTAAAATGATATGAACTTTCCCAGCAAGCCGCCAATGAAAAAAGAAACTGCTATGGCACAAAATAATATATAAAACGCTTGGTAATCGATAGCGCCCGATTCTGCCAGAACCACCTGAACCGCGGTCATTGCAATTGTAAAAAAAATAATTATAAAAACATCCATAACAATTGTTACCCCCAGGATCGTATCCGTAAAAGGACCGGATGCCCGGCATTCATTTATAATCGCTATGGCGGATGACGGTGAACGGGCAATGGCGATAACGCCCAAAAGGAGAGCAAAGGCAATTATCTGGGGGTGGGTGAGATTTCGAATAAATTGAAAATAATGGCCGGTAAAAATAATGAAATTATATACAAAACAGAAGACCAGGATGGAAAGAAGAATGGTATTAAGGGAAATTGCTATCCCACGTTTCTTAAGAGACTCGATTTTTAGAGCCCCTCCGGCCGTCATTGCAATAAAGCTAAGGGCAATATCATCGATTAAACTGAATTTGCGCACCATTTCAAAATCCAAAAAACCTGTTATATAAGGTCCGGCAATTATACCTGAAAATATATAACCGCTGATAAGAGGAAGCCCGACCGTTTTGAAGAGCTGAGCGGAGGAATAGGCCGCAAGCATAACAAATCCGAGAGCAAAACTTTCATAACCTGTTTGTCCAAATTTCCCTTCCTTATTCAGGTAGTTAATCCCTGCTGCGAATAAGGTTAAAAAAATAAGGAACAGGAAATTTGCCATCAAACTTTTCTGTAATGGATCAGGTCTGGTCATTTGTCTTTTCCAAGCAGCCGCTCTAACAGGTTTGGGCTTAAAATATCATTATATATTACTGAAATTAGAACCATGCAGGTAACCAGGGATATATTAGGGCCGGAAAATCCTTTTTGAAAATCGAGAAGTATAGCCAAAGGAAGACCTCCCGGGCATAGTAGACCGATTCCCAAAAGGGACGGGTATTTTTTCATCTCTGAACCAATGCGCGTGACAACATATCCTCCCAATATTTTGCCAAAAAAACGAAGCATGCAGTAAGCAGCGGCCGGAAACAGAATCCATATGGTCTCAAAATGCCAACTCACCCCAAGAAAAATCAATAAAATAAGATAAACAGGCTTTTCAATACCGATAAAAACTGCAAAAAGCCGGTTCTCATTTTTCGTCAGATTAACAAGGCTGAATCCCACCAGAAAATTTATTATAAGAGGTGAAAAATTTAGAATCATTGCGGTTCCGCCTGTAAATACCACCATGCCGATAGCAAGAAGGATCAGTTCCGGACCCTCCCTGCGGATTGAAAGCAAAATAGCAAAGAGGATAATACACCCCAGGCAGGCGCCCATATACAACAGAGCATTCATGCCGATGTGATGAAATAGGCCGGCTTCGAAAAAAACAGGGGTGCGGGGAAAAAAAGCCAGTCCAAAAACGAGTATCGCGATCAAGCCGTCGATACTTGAAATATATTGCAAAAGTTTCACAGTATTATCATGTTTTCTGATCGACCGTGTTGTGCTAAGGGCTAAACCGGTGGGAGCGGTGCATGATGCAACAGCAGACAATACCAGTATCGCCGGAAGTGATAATTTGCCTGCCAAAAAGTCGATATTCGTTAAAATTAAATAACTTCCGGCAAAAACAATAATAAAAGCAATAAACCCCTCTAAAATGGAACCGATTAAAAATTCAAAGGGATACCGTTTTATTTTTCTGATTTCAAGCTGCAGGCCAAAAAGGAATCCGATCCATCCAAGCAGGAATGTTGTAAATGGTTCAAGGGCCTTTACGGTTTCATTGTCTATAATATTTAGCAACCTGGGGCCGAGGAGAAACCCAAGAAATAGAAACTCCGTGCCGGAGAGGTAAAATACACGCATAAAAAGGGGGGGTTTGAAGTTTTTAAATGAAAGGTGATATCCGCTGAAAGCAAGAAAAATAATCAGGAGAGAAGCAAAGATAATTTTCAATTTTATATCCTGTAGCAGACCTGATAAATCAGATTTGTTTTTATTATTATATTTTGGACAGCCTTCTTTTTTCAGCTTACATTTACTTTGTACAAACACTGGATTTTACCGCAGAGATCGCTGGGATAATATTACATAAATTTAAACAATTCCTCTGCGCTTTCTGCGTCCTCTGCGGTAAAAATACCGATTCTATAGATTATAATATAATTCATTTTATAATGAAAGTACCAATAGGTTACCCTATAAGTTCCCGAACCGCCGCTAAAAGCTCTTCTCGTTAAACAGGTTTGGAGAAGGTGTACCCTGCGCCTAATTTCTTGGCCATGCTTAGATATTTCTCCGGACCAATTCGTCCACCTCCTGAAATGGCAATAATCTTCGAATCCGGAAAGTTTTGTTTGAGTTCAATGATTGTCTCGAGACCTTCCTTTCGTTCATCCATCATCTTTCTTATTGTCCTGGCAATCTTATTTCTGATAATGGGTTTCATAACATATTCCCGAATCCCTAAGGCTTTAGCTTTACTTTCATCCATTAACCCGCTGGCGCTCGACCGCTGATTCCTCTAAGGGAAGGTTCTCTACGGAATTGATCTGCAGGGCATCGAGTTTGCTATTCCTTATATCTGAGTTTTAGGATTGGTTTTGGTTGATTTGTTTTACATATCATAATAGAAATAATTTAGGAATTGTGAATTCAGGATCGGGAGATTAAGGTGAGTCCAAAAGTAAATAAAATTACATCTGTTTACAAAGGCAAAGTGTTTGATCTTGTCAATGAAGAGATTACCCTTGAAAATGGAAAATCCACCAAAATGGATATCATACGGCACCCTGGAGCGGCCGCTATAATTCCGTTTTTGGATAAAGATACTCTTATATTGCTGAAGCAATACAGGCATGCAATAGGTGAATATATTTGGGAAATCCCGGCCGGCACGCTGGAGCAGGATGAAGATCCGATTGAGTGCGCTTATAGAGAATTGACCGAGGAGACCGGGTATGCAGCAGGCAAAATGGAACAAATCGGCGCAATAACGCCTGTGCCGGGATATTCAGACGAAAGAATTCTCATTTTTGCGGCCTATGATCTGAAACAGGCAGAGCAGAACCTGGACGATAATGAAGTCCTGGAAGTCTATGAAGTCAAGTTTTCAGATGCGATTGATATGATTTATAATGGTGAGATAACGGACGGCAAGACTATTACGGGTCTTTTGATGTCAAGTAGAGACAAGGCATGCCTTGTCTCTACAGCGTTACAATAGAATAAAGGCTGAAAGAGATTGCCCCCTTCAGCCTTTTGAAAATAATTAACTACCCCTATCAGCGCTGCATCAGATTAGAATTCAACGGCAACCTGGGCTGATACGGTATCATTCTGTGCATTTGTGCCGCCGTCGCTTTCGCTGTAATCTTCATCGTGCATATATTCAAGCTTAAGCATGGTGTTTTCCAGGATACTAATTCCGATTACGCCCATATAACGGTCTTCGGGCAAAGCAAGATAATCGTCGAACGACCCTGGAGTATAATCAACAAACACGCAATCGTTTGTTCCCTGATAGGCTAAAGCGAAGGTCGTTTCCCTGCCTAAAATTTCCTGCGTAAAAGCTGCTTCAAAATTCCATGATTCAGGGTTTGCTTTTTTCCCTCTTGTGTTCATTTCACCAGCATTATAATCGTCAATAGCTCCAACATATTCACCTATAAACTGGAACGGACCCACATTCATTACAAGGTGCGCTGCAAGGCCGGAAACATAATCATCGATTTCATCACGCCCCCCTCCTACCAAATTATCTGATACATCATCCAAAACATCTGTCAAAACATCAGAGTCGGTGATATCGTTGATATAATCACAGCCTATATCAAAGCTAAACTGATCCTGCTCAAATGCAAATCCGATATTGGCGCCGTAGTTGTCGACCTTATTGCTATTGTTGGAGCCTTCGCTTACATCACCATTAAAGGTATATACCGACCCGTAAAAACCTTCGAATTCAAAGCCGATCTGCGCCGCGCTTTCCCTGGTTTCACCAAGTTCCAGTGTCAGTGGATCCTGAATCATGTTTGATTCAAAATTACCGAAGGGCACATACATTTTACCTGCTGACAGATAAAGCGGGAATTTTTCGGTATTACCAATGGTTATTATCGCTTCATCCACTGTAAAGTCTTCTGTATCATCATCCTCATACAGAAACAGTAAATGACCGTTGACCCATTCATTTATCCGGGCGTCAATCTCCAGTTCCACGGTGGCAAGGGTGATATCGCTGGAATCGCGGTTACCGTAGAGGCCGCTGCCCCTGCTTGCCGTATAACCTTCGACTTCTATAAGCCCGTGGATATCGACTCTTTCAAGGAAATCATTCACAACTGCTGTTTTTGAGACTTGTTTCTCGAGATTTGAAAGACGGTCGGCCACGTTCATTTTGCCGACATGCTCTTTGCCGGGCGTCACTCGCTCCTGTTCTACACTTGCCTCAACAGCCTGCTTTAAGTCAGCAGCTTCTTCAGTCGTTACAATCCCTTTTTTTTCTAGGAGCTTTAACAGCATCTCTGTTTCAGAACTCATGGCAAAGACATTAAAATTGATGAAAAAAATAGAGCAAATTAAAGCAGCTCCCATTATAAACCAGTTTTTCTTTTTCATTGAACATCCTTTCGTTAAAGATATTGTAATAGACTAACAAAATTTTTTTAGGTAAGCCTAACTAAAAACTATAAACTCACCTCCCTTCATATTTTTATATATTGTTTGGTAGACCGATAAATATCAATTAACCAAAACATAAGTCAAGAAAAAAAATCCCCGAATCGCATAACGACCCGGGGATTTCCCTTTTTTATCCTCAGAATTTTGATTTGATATTATTAATTGCTTCACGAAATATATCATCTATGATCAGGCAGGTCTTCTGACTCTCGGATCTATAGATCTTCAGATAATTCATTTCACAAGGCCAGAGGGAGGAAGGCGTATTATAATACTCCGACGACCGATAACGCAGTGAAATTATTTATGTGGAAATCTATATCTAACAACCGCACCTTCCCATTAAACTACAACAGTGGTTTTTCGCGGTCTTCGTCCCCGATTACAGCGGCGGGCCCGTCCTCGATTTTAACGAGGTTCCCTGTTAGGCTTGAACAGCACCTGATCATTATTATTTTATAATACTAGCATA of Desulfosarcina sp. BuS5 contains these proteins:
- a CDS encoding acyl-CoA dehydratase activase: MKSVYPVGVDIGSTTAKVVILNKKGDLIFSRYRRHQARTVGTALEIFKEALQEIGNPELDPAVTGSAGMGAAETLGLPFVQEVVASARLIREKYPEVRTFIEIGGEDAKIIFFDDNLRPNIRMNGSCAGGTGAFIDQMAVLLNIPVSEFNSLAEKSESIYPIASRCGVFAKTDIQALLSQDVSKEDIAASVFHSVALQVISSLTRGREIRSKVLIGGGPLTFYPALRKAFLNILSFENKNDLIVPDHPELIPAIGAAITQCMERHTVMLRDIIALPAKKNNQANKNKSARLAPLFESRAEYDTWLEKHTKDRVPRSVLSEERGENLFLGVDSGSTTTKLVLVNQEGRIVLSHYGSNHGNPIEAVKSGLSEFREKFIEAGFQPQIIRAAATGYGEDLIMAAFGLNDGVVETMAHYRAAKYFDKDISFILDIGGQDMKAIYINNGAVSNIQVNEACSSGCGSFIETFARFMGYEVADFAKIACERNTPFDLGTRCTVFMNSKVKQALREGASISDISAGLAYSVIKNSLYKVLKLKDTVVLGNRIIAQGGTFKNHAVLRAFELLLQKKVIRPDIPELMGAFGAALTAAANHSLRPDQSTLFNGVAEPDLKIEFTKKEIECKGCENRCAVAQFLFTNGNRFYTGNRCERHFSNGAGAKNAGINLASEKIKLLFQRNTEPSSKPILTFGIPGCLNIYENFPFWCELLVSCGFKVELSSPSNFKLFEKGLSTVMSENICFPAKLAHGHIFDLIDRGVDRIFYPNVVYENMEYTEALDSYNCPVVTGYPDVLKSAIDPEGKYKIPLDNPAVSFKDKRLLKKQLHLFLKQFGISAGTVSKGVEKGLAAQGKFRAELKQKAGILMAGAEQKGELVVVLAGRPYHIDPLINHGIPNLLAGMGVHVITEDSIPEDNKTDLADIRVLTQWAYANRLFAAAEWVAQNQNTEIVQITSFGCGPDAITSDEIRDIIVNSGKIYTMIKMDEIANLGAVKIRLRSMLEAVRENRSAGNSIQKKAPKIYPVFTPQDKKKTLIAPYFSPFYSPLIPPAFRPFGLKVEVLPPQDKASVEFGLKHINNDMCYPAVMVAGDIIKAFKTGRYDPAGTSVIMTQTGGQCRASSYVGLIRKCLAADGLDQIPVVTLSGDGLEPQSGFQIDRKDLFKHLGLGIIFADPVAHMCISTAAREKNPGDAKRLHAKYLAEMNYGIENADYNYLLNLLKRAVSSFNDIEICGESAPKIGVVGEIFVKYNFFSNGNIIEWLSQQGVEVVLPSLHNFFAQRIINETYNQKTFFKQSLVDLIKTRILDIYTGYHLFRIERVMQDFRFYRKPFNLKKLAETTEQVVSLANQFGEGWLLTAEMIGMLENGIGNIVCLQPFGCISNHITGSGMEKKLKQMYPYFNLLSLDMDAGSSEVNILNRLHFMLIAAKEESACGLADFDRPSMIRHSFIPRIWPVEAFIFNNYLSPDLEKWKSWVSGLGLWKKAENFIHRDNGK
- a CDS encoding DUF6781 family protein, whose amino-acid sequence is MSENQIKDRIIEELKKTKEAGKIAGDKVREIVKSAVSAAGAELKGSAEKLRPVVKDAVAAAVEGLKDIGADVQENVEKAVEGAVEGARSRGDQAVESAINEIEKLEVKLQEEKNRLAQSLREGLAGAKEAGAELKDDIGERVESAVTDIKLESTDLLGLTKETVKEAVKQALDSGKDLQKTVTRITADITEKAVKEGNLSAERIKKITARIISGAVEAAEESGKEVKEVASGAFEGTREGLASAVEMVGEKAKAFVQKDLAKTKEEFEVIEELFLETSRKVAIRSGETAKRILNQLADRSASSASVLKEKTSHAAEKAAEKLKKTGLDAAKATADAAGKAAHVMAEEAKILGRRSLNVARGAASGLWKGAKDALKKSKEEE
- a CDS encoding lipid A deacylase LpxR family protein, which produces MKYFLLLILLFPTSLFSAECPNDVKKSKTFSLYFENDLFGNTDKGYTNGTKLSWVSNDLTGYTESGRLPEWSLPYVCKIPFINKPGLQRNVTLSLGQNIYTPEHIENKELIKNDRPYAGWTYFGAAFHSKNYSHLDSLEIQVGIVGPESFAEQTQKFVHRVRGSQQPEGWDHQLKNEPGLALIYDHKTRIMRANYSGIDIDAITHAGGAIGNVYTFADTGMEVRWGLNIPSDFGTSLIRPSGDSNAPVNAGDPRISCDNNFSLYMFTMVNGYLMLHNIFLDGNTFTDSHSVDKKYFVGEIGAGIGMIYHRYKLSFAQILRTKEFNRQDSAQAFASITFSFTY
- a CDS encoding DnaJ domain-containing protein produces the protein MENKDYYKILDVSKTAKANEIKESYRKLALKYHPDRNQDSPEAVSKMKLINEAYAVLSDNRKRDEYDTMQQQFGTNSYSRFRQSYTDQDIFNGSDINQIFEELSKSFGLRGFEDIFSEHYGNRFHRFEFKRPGFYARGGVFFGAPGRKRGCRRSVSYRRQARLSGNVGKLSRYVFNKISGMELPEDGSDIRDVISISAQKARQGGSHAYYLKQKAKKLIIQIPPGVHKGQQIRLAGMGADGKGGGRCGDLYLKVKIKKAMLEKINKFIARLKN
- a CDS encoding cation:proton antiporter, with amino-acid sequence MTRPDPLQKSLMANFLFLIFLTLFAAGINYLNKEGKFGQTGYESFALGFVMLAAYSSAQLFKTVGLPLISGYIFSGIIAGPYITGFLDFEMVRKFSLIDDIALSFIAMTAGGALKIESLKKRGIAISLNTILLSILVFCFVYNFIIFTGHYFQFIRNLTHPQIIAFALLLGVIAIARSPSSAIAIINECRASGPFTDTILGVTIVMDVFIIIFFTIAMTAVQVVLAESGAIDYQAFYILFCAIAVSFFIGGLLGKFISFYIRSAGHDLTLILLFISFTVTKTCVAVNPLMETHFNVVFHLEPLLICMSAGFTVQNFSREGNLFLGSLDRVSLPIYLLFFTLAGAALDIEALRMCWPLALCIAFVRVLGIFTATWLAGSLNKDPVKHKRNAWMAYITQAGVAIGLAQLAARQSREIGVYLSTIVLAVITINQVIGPITFKIALRLTGEAGKE